In the Bacillota bacterium genome, one interval contains:
- the ablA gene encoding lysine 2,3-aminomutase, producing the protein MRDYYSIPRFTNVSEKDWHDWHWQIRNRLMTVEDLEGVVDLTPEEKHGVKRCLETLRMAVTPHYASLIDPDDPHDPIRRQAIPTINELKFAPEDLEDPLFEDIDSPAPGLTHRYPDRVLLLVSDQCSMYCRHCTRRRWAGQNDRPRTQEEIDAAVDYVRRTPVVRDVVLSGGDPLTLDDDRLEYVIRSLRDIPHVEIIRIGTRTPVVMPQRITPELVRILAKYHPFFVNTHFNHPKELTPASLEACARLADAGIPLGNQTVLLRGINDCPVVMRQLVHGLLKARIRPYYLYQCDLSQGLSHFRAPVARGIEIIEMLRGHTSGLAVPTFAIDGPGGAGKIPVSPQYLISQAPGQYVLRNYEGTLTVYNEPAGVAEADAAAHRKGPDGKCPVCGTDHSALSQGVGVLFRGDALSVEPVGLSRAKRRHEFEHEHRPEDEHH; encoded by the coding sequence ATGAGGGACTACTACTCGATCCCTCGCTTCACCAACGTCAGCGAAAAGGACTGGCACGATTGGCATTGGCAGATCCGCAACCGGCTGATGACCGTCGAGGACCTCGAAGGCGTGGTCGACCTGACCCCCGAAGAGAAGCACGGGGTCAAACGTTGTCTCGAGACCCTGCGGATGGCCGTCACGCCGCACTATGCCTCGTTGATCGATCCGGATGACCCGCACGACCCCATCCGCCGGCAGGCCATCCCGACCATCAATGAACTGAAGTTCGCCCCGGAGGACCTCGAGGACCCGCTCTTCGAGGACATCGACTCGCCGGCCCCCGGCCTCACCCACCGTTACCCCGACCGGGTCCTGCTCCTCGTCTCCGACCAGTGTTCGATGTACTGTCGCCACTGCACCCGCCGCCGGTGGGCCGGCCAGAACGACCGTCCACGGACCCAGGAAGAGATCGACGCGGCCGTCGACTACGTCCGCCGGACACCGGTCGTCCGCGACGTCGTCCTCTCGGGCGGCGACCCGCTAACCCTCGACGACGACCGGCTCGAGTACGTCATCAGGAGCCTGCGGGACATCCCGCACGTCGAGATCATCAGGATCGGCACCAGGACGCCGGTGGTCATGCCCCAGCGGATCACCCCTGAACTGGTCAGGATCCTCGCCAAGTATCACCCCTTCTTCGTCAACACGCACTTCAACCACCCAAAGGAGCTGACCCCGGCGTCCCTGGAGGCCTGCGCCCGGCTGGCCGACGCGGGCATCCCCCTGGGCAACCAGACCGTCCTCCTCCGCGGGATCAACGACTGTCCGGTGGTCATGCGTCAACTGGTCCATGGGCTCCTCAAGGCCCGCATCCGCCCGTACTACCTCTACCAGTGCGACCTCTCACAAGGGCTGTCGCACTTCCGGGCGCCGGTCGCCCGGGGCATCGAGATCATCGAGATGCTCCGCGGGCACACCTCGGGGCTGGCCGTCCCGACCTTCGCCATCGACGGCCCCGGCGGAGCCGGGAAGATCCCGGTCAGTCCACAGTACCTCATCTCCCAGGCTCCCGGGCAGTATGTTCTGCGCAACTACGAAGGGACCCTGACCGTCTACAACGAGCCGGCCGGCGTGGCCGAAGCCGACGCGGCCGCCCACCGCAAGGGTCCGGACGGGAAGTGCCCCGTCTGCGGGACCGACCATTCGGCCTTGAGCCAGGGGGTCGGGGTCCTCTTCCGCGGCGACGCCCTGAGCGTCGAACCGGTCGGACTGAGTCGGGCCAAGCGCCGGCACGAGTTCGAACATGAGCACCGGCCCGAGGACGAGCACCATTGA